The nucleotide window GTCATCTTTTAACTCCTGGGACTTCATTTCTATGAGTCCTTTGCCACTGCTATTAGGATCTAGTTTTACTAAAACACTCGAAACAGGAGTTTAAAGTAAGAAATGAAgtaaatgggctgggcgcggtggctcacacctgtaatccgagcactttggaaggctgaggcaggcagatcacgaggttaagagatcgagaccatcctggccaacatgatgaaaccctgtctctactaaaaatataacaattagctgggcgtggtggcgcacgcctgtagtccaagctacttaggaggctgaggcaggagaatcgcttgaacctgggaagctgaggatgcagtgagccgagatcacaccactgcactccagcctggcgacgaagtgagactccgtctcaaaaaaggaagtAAACATGTCCTTCCTGTTCTCATTTTAAACTTGATTTAGATTTCCAATAATGAAAGACAAGTGGGTGTGTCACATGTGTGCTAGCAATGTGAAATAAATGCTATTCATATTTCTCAATTCATAATTGCAGTTTGACTTTTGATGTTAGTTATGGGCTTTGGATTCCTCTTCAATCAAATCAGCTTCACAAGTTAAATggattgtttttattaatttacagTGAAATAGTTTTTGAATGACTTAACACAAGAACCTGGAGAAAACATCACAATTGCACTGTTATAAAGTTTAAAGGCCTATTCATTTCACTGTCAGTTGAAATTCATTACCAGGTGAAAATTCTGGAGCTGAGTTTTGCACTGAGGATGCTACACAGCCACCAGCCTTTTTATTTTGGTCTTATTAACAGAAATACTGACTTAGTGAAATTACAAGCATAGGCCTCTTAATCGCTTTTTATGAGTCTGAACTTTTGCTTTCAATACCAAATAGTATCTGAAAAACATGCTCACTTTTGTGCTTCTTGAGAAATTCTAAGAACTGGCCCAGATTCATGTGATAGTCATTCCTTAATCCATAGTCACCATGAGCCTCAAGGAGTAATTCttcaaaagaatggaaaaggCGCAGGTCCTCACCATTTCCTTCTGTCTCCACGCTTTCAGCATGCTTACAGGAAATGTGCTTCCAATTGGGGTACCTAATTGTGTGCCAGAACTCCTCACAGTGCTCTTTGAAACCCTCCACACAGATTATACCAGGCTTTCCTGTCATGCAAAATCCAGTCACATCTAACCTTTTCCCAACATCCAAAATCTTTTTCCTTAGGTCCTGCTGATATATATGGTGACTGTAGATCCACATTCGGAGGAATGTGTTCTTGACTGGCTTTGCTTGTGTAGATGGTTCATATACAAGCTTTCTGTTCAGGAAATAAGATGCACTGTTGTCCTGTAGCCACTGGATTGCTGCACATACACAGAGCTCACCTGGATCAAAAGTCCCTATGTAAGAAGTGAGACCTTTGTTGAGAAGTAGCTGCTGATGTCTGTCAAGTTCAGATGACCGTCCAAACAGCTGCAATGCTACATAGGGGTAGCTGTGAGGCATGGTCACTTGCAAATCAATTTTCAccttaaaatgaaaatcaaatagaTTTAAATACCATAACATCACATAAGCTAGTTTATCAATAGCAACTGCATGATTTTGAGAAATGTTATTGCTACTATTAAGTGTCAGCTGTGTACCAGGTACTTTACATACACGATTGCTTCCTTTTATgcattatttcaatatttattgaacaactacGTGTGCCAGGTGCCCTTGTGTGGGATAAAAAAGTGACTAAGCCAGACACTATTTTTGCCCTTCATGAAGTCCAGGGCCTAGTGAAGGAGATacacattaaacaaataattacatatagcAAGTATTTAATTTCAATTGTGAAAAGCATTACCATGGAAAAGTGGAGGGTTCCATTGAAGTGTGTAACCAGCAGGACAGAATCCAGTCTGGAGAACCAGAAAGTCTCCTCTGAGGGAATGACaactgaaggatgagtaggaaatAGCtacaacagtggttctcaaatgccCAGTCCACGTGTTACCTATGCTATGCTAATGTTGCTGGAGATAAATGGATCAGAAGATGGAGGTAAATTCATTTttagtctttagatttttccatCCGTATTTGCTTTGTGTGTTTTAGTGCCATCAAAAAATCCACTCATTCACTCCTTAAAAGACAGTTTTGTTACAGGAGATATTTAGATTTATGAAAATCATGACACATGTGAAAGGTAGTCCAACTGGATGGgtgaacaaaataataatggcatAAGACTGCAAGATAGCTTCAATATAAACTCCAGGTATATTTGTCAAAAAGGTATGTATGTTCacataaaattaaagatatttaCTGAAGACAATTTATAGAGCATTCCGTATCTTTCAAACAAGGAAATATGCACCTGGAATATTTCTATCTTTCCTTGACATAAAGCTCATGTTCTAGATGTTTCAGTTAAAAACCGGGCACCTGGCAAACACTTAAATCAGGGCACCTACCTTGGGCTCTTCAATCTGGAGAGTAATTACAAATTCGATTTTTGGTGGCAGCGCCTCCCTTGTGCCTTCCAAATACCTCTTTATATTTGTCAGGGCATTTACATCTTCAAGTTTTACTTCTCCTTGGTTAGGAAACATAGAAAACAGCATTTCCATCTCCAGTAGCTGAAGCTGAAGGCTTTCTTTCACCGAAGCAGACATGTTGCCTCGCAATCAGCCTGCCTGGAAACCTCACAAGGCCCAGGGACGCTGGGTTTGTCAGTGCCAGCCGGTGTCCAGCGAAATTTCCCGAAGGTCCCTTTACGTGGAAGCAATTCTGCAGGAACGCTTTGCACCGAGAGCTAGGGGCACAAACCGGACACTTACACTCATCTTTATTTCCTGACTCCAAAATCGAGTATGCACAACATCCTCTAAAACACTCCGTTAAAACCCACATTCTGCGTACCCGGGCTCCCGCCTCCCGCACCCCGCACTAGATAGGGGAATCTGCACTTTCAACAGGTGTTTGGAATTGTCCCGCTGCAGGTGGCAGGCAGACACCTGCAGACGCTCTGCAAGCCTGAATTCTGGGAAAGGCTGGGGCTCGGGCTTGGGCGGAG belongs to Symphalangus syndactylus isolate Jambi chromosome 4, NHGRI_mSymSyn1-v2.1_pri, whole genome shotgun sequence and includes:
- the RWDD2A gene encoding RWD domain-containing protein 2A isoform X1, with the protein product MSASVKESLQLQLLEMEMLFSMFPNQGEVKLEDVNALTNIKRYLEGTREALPPKIEFVITLQIEEPKVKIDLQVTMPHSYPYVALQLFGRSSELDRHQQLLLNKGLTSYIGTFDPGELCVCAAIQWLQDNSASYFLNRKLVYEPSTQAKPVKNTFLRMWIYSHHIYQQDLRKKILDVGKRLDVTGFCMTGKPGIICVEGFKEHCEEFWHTIRYPNWKHISCKHAESVETEGNGEDLRLFHSFEELLLEAHGDYGLRNDYHMNLGQFLEFLKKHKSEHVFQILFGIESKSSDS
- the RWDD2A gene encoding RWD domain-containing protein 2A isoform X2; protein product: MVKIDLQVTMPHSYPYVALQLFGRSSELDRHQQLLLNKGLTSYIGTFDPGELCVCAAIQWLQDNSASYFLNRKLVYEPSTQAKPVKNTFLRMWIYSHHIYQQDLRKKILDVGKRLDVTGFCMTGKPGIICVEGFKEHCEEFWHTIRYPNWKHISCKHAESVETEGNGEDLRLFHSFEELLLEAHGDYGLRNDYHMNLGQFLEFLKKHKSEHVFQILFGIESKSSDS